In the Helicobacter sp. 11S03491-1 genome, one interval contains:
- the ftsA gene encoding cell division protein FtsA, translated as MSHTILGIDIGSSKICSIIAEVKDGIPQIIGTGTQKSQGVKKGVIVNIELASRAIKNSISDAKRMAGLDNINKAIVSISGAYTKSINSSGVVNIPGSEIGIKEISRVLETALYNASIPSEYEIVHVLPYKFKLDDQDFIEDPMGMNGTRLEVFVHIVTAQRTSLENLKKSVRLAGMEIENIVLSAYAASIAVLSDDEKELGVACIDIGGSTCELMIYEGNSMKYNDFLGVGSHHITSDLAMVLNTHIAAAETVKINYGNLSSTQETPQRIEVPSIGTDDTKHFITLTTAQEVIHSRVVETLSILAKSIIKSGLKDQLGAGVVLTGGMLNMSGIDDIARAIFQRMPVRVAKPIETAGLFEELKDPDNSVAIGLIWYGAGKYTNYEKDSEKNIRYKKDKSNIDPTPTQYSQQRSFIGADLTNLKEEIMKSEQKIQKKDIINDINSVNSAKNNKISNIFARWASKLF; from the coding sequence TTGAGTCATACAATACTCGGGATAGACATAGGCTCTAGCAAAATCTGTTCTATAATTGCCGAAGTAAAAGACGGTATCCCTCAAATCATTGGCACAGGCACTCAAAAATCACAAGGAGTGAAAAAAGGCGTTATTGTCAATATTGAGCTTGCCAGTAGAGCCATCAAAAATTCCATTAGTGATGCCAAAAGAATGGCAGGATTAGATAATATCAATAAAGCTATTGTGTCCATTTCCGGAGCTTACACCAAAAGCATCAATAGTTCAGGGGTTGTTAATATTCCCGGGAGTGAGATTGGTATTAAAGAAATTAGTCGCGTCCTTGAAACTGCTCTCTATAATGCTTCTATTCCTTCTGAATATGAAATTGTCCATGTGCTTCCTTATAAATTTAAACTTGATGATCAAGATTTTATTGAAGATCCTATGGGCATGAATGGGACAAGATTAGAAGTCTTTGTCCATATTGTTACTGCCCAACGTACAAGCTTAGAAAATCTAAAAAAATCTGTCCGCTTAGCCGGCATGGAAATTGAGAATATTGTCTTGTCTGCTTATGCCGCTTCTATTGCTGTGCTTAGTGATGACGAAAAAGAACTCGGGGTTGCTTGCATTGATATTGGAGGAAGCACTTGTGAGTTGATGATCTATGAGGGCAATTCCATGAAATATAATGATTTTTTGGGCGTAGGTTCTCATCATATTACAAGCGATCTGGCAATGGTATTAAACACTCATATTGCTGCTGCTGAAACAGTCAAAATTAATTATGGCAATCTTTCTTCTACACAAGAAACACCACAAAGAATTGAAGTACCCTCAATTGGGACAGATGATACCAAACATTTCATTACCTTAACAACCGCACAAGAAGTGATTCATTCACGCGTAGTGGAGACATTAAGCATATTGGCAAAATCTATTATCAAAAGCGGTCTTAAAGATCAACTTGGAGCAGGCGTTGTCCTTACCGGTGGCATGCTCAATATGTCAGGCATTGATGATATTGCAAGAGCAATTTTTCAAAGGATGCCCGTAAGAGTTGCTAAACCTATCGAAACAGCAGGACTCTTTGAGGAACTCAAAGATCCTGATAATTCTGTAGCTATTGGTCTGATATGGTATGGAGCAGGAAAATATACCAATTATGAAAAAGATTCTGAGAAAAATATTCGATATAAAAAAGATAAGTCAAATATCGATCCTACGCCTACTCAATATTCTCAACAAAGAAGTTTCATTGGAGCAGATCTTACAAATCTTAAGGAAGAAATTATGAAAAGTGAGCAGAAAATTCAAAAAAAAGATATAATTAATGATATAAATAGTGTTAATAGTGCTAAAAATAATAAGATAAGCAATATTTTTGCACGATGGGCGTCAAAATTATTCTAA
- the ftsZ gene encoding cell division protein FtsZ, producing MAQENIKIDIQEIHTTSGAKITAVGVGGGGSNMIAHLISTGAHKDIVLAAANTDIQHLDSSPAQIKIKLGEKLTKGLGAGMLPEVGMQAAQESFENIKDVLYNSDIVFISAGLGGGTGTGAAPIIAQAAREVGALTISVVTKPFKMEGKKRAKIAEEGLKELKKASDAIVVIPNEKLLSIISKNAGIKESFKEVDSILARAVNGISGVILNHGANDINVDFADLRTVMNHKGLALMGTGEASGESSALEAVKNAIESPLFDNLSINGAMGVLVNFEMNPEYPLLEINEAMGLIEEAANEEANIVFGTRSIPDMPLDQIRVTIIATGFEKQIVDNHPKEQNEIEPLYMRRNISLDAIKIVSGGEDFRQSELDIPTIMRNQKD from the coding sequence ATGGCACAAGAAAATATAAAGATAGATATACAAGAAATCCATACTACTAGCGGGGCAAAAATAACCGCAGTTGGCGTAGGAGGCGGAGGATCTAATATGATTGCTCACCTCATTTCAACCGGAGCTCATAAAGACATTGTCTTAGCAGCTGCCAATACAGATATACAACACTTAGATAGCTCTCCTGCACAAATCAAAATCAAATTAGGAGAAAAGCTAACAAAAGGATTAGGCGCAGGGATGTTGCCTGAAGTTGGTATGCAAGCTGCCCAAGAAAGTTTTGAAAATATCAAAGATGTCCTTTATAATTCAGATATTGTCTTTATTTCTGCCGGACTTGGAGGAGGGACAGGAACAGGTGCAGCCCCTATTATCGCTCAAGCAGCCAGAGAAGTAGGAGCTTTAACTATTTCTGTTGTAACAAAACCTTTTAAAATGGAAGGCAAGAAACGTGCCAAAATTGCCGAAGAAGGACTTAAAGAATTAAAAAAGGCAAGCGATGCTATTGTTGTGATTCCCAATGAGAAACTTCTATCAATTATCAGTAAAAATGCCGGGATTAAAGAAAGTTTCAAAGAAGTAGATAGTATTCTGGCTAGAGCTGTTAATGGCATTTCCGGAGTGATTCTTAATCATGGGGCAAATGACATCAATGTTGATTTTGCAGATTTAAGAACAGTCATGAATCATAAAGGACTTGCTTTAATGGGAACAGGTGAAGCAAGCGGAGAGAGTTCTGCGCTTGAAGCAGTCAAAAATGCTATTGAATCTCCTTTGTTTGATAATCTATCTATTAATGGTGCTATGGGTGTTTTGGTAAATTTTGAGATGAATCCGGAATATCCATTACTTGAAATTAATGAAGCAATGGGATTGATTGAAGAAGCTGCCAACGAAGAGGCTAATATTGTATTTGGAACAAGGAGTATCCCGGATATGCCCCTTGATCAAATCAGAGTAACCATTATTGCTACCGGATTTGAAAAACAAATTGTCGATAATCACCCCAAGGAACAAAACGAAATAGAACCTCTTTATATGAGACGAAATATTTCTCTTGATGCAATTAAAATAGTGAGTGGGGGGGAAGATTTCAGGCAATCTGAACTGGATATCCCTACAATTATGAGGAATCAGAAAGATTAA